The following proteins are encoded in a genomic region of Sphingopyxis sp. YF1:
- the ybeY gene encoding rRNA maturation RNase YbeY, whose product MLTVETHQASPWPETLDWEARAAEAVAAALKLTPYAALADAAPLVEVAVRLTDDAEVHTLNRDFRGKDKPTNVLSFPQVQADLLETLSNSDDGEILLGDIVLARETCAREAEEKGIALADHATHLIVHGALHLVGYDHMDDASASAMEALEVKALASLGLANPYADQD is encoded by the coding sequence ATGCTGACCGTTGAAACCCACCAGGCATCGCCCTGGCCCGAAACCCTCGACTGGGAGGCGCGCGCCGCCGAGGCGGTCGCCGCCGCGCTCAAGCTGACGCCCTATGCCGCGCTCGCCGATGCGGCGCCGCTGGTCGAGGTCGCGGTGCGGCTCACCGACGATGCCGAGGTTCACACGCTCAACCGCGACTTCCGCGGCAAGGACAAGCCGACCAACGTCCTGTCCTTTCCGCAGGTGCAGGCCGATCTGCTCGAAACGCTCTCGAACAGCGACGACGGCGAGATATTGCTCGGCGACATCGTGCTCGCGCGCGAGACCTGCGCGCGCGAGGCGGAGGAGAAGGGCATCGCGCTCGCCGATCACGCGACGCACCTGATCGTCCACGGCGCGCTCCACCTCGTCGGCTACGATCATATGGACGATGCGAGCGCGAGCGCGATGGAGGCGCTCGAAGTGAAAGCGCTTGCATCGCTGGGCCTCGCCAATCCATATGCGGATCAGGATTAA
- a CDS encoding GFA family protein produces the protein MSDTPTRAAGQCHCGAIRYSMPVAVQHHALCHCKDCRRHAGAPMVGWALVGRDELELSGEPKVYASSEHGRRHFCGDCGTGLFYTNEAIFPGQIDVQSGTLDDPDLIPAGAQIQTAERIGWMERLDAMPSFERYPGME, from the coding sequence ATGAGCGATACCCCCACCCGCGCCGCCGGCCAGTGCCATTGCGGCGCGATCCGCTATTCGATGCCCGTCGCGGTCCAGCATCATGCGCTGTGCCATTGCAAGGATTGCCGCCGCCACGCCGGCGCGCCGATGGTCGGCTGGGCGCTCGTCGGGCGCGACGAACTGGAATTGTCGGGCGAGCCCAAAGTCTATGCCTCGTCCGAGCATGGCCGCCGCCATTTCTGCGGCGATTGCGGCACCGGGCTCTTCTACACCAACGAAGCGATCTTCCCCGGCCAGATCGACGTCCAGTCGGGCACGCTCGACGATCCCGACCTGATCCCCGCGGGCGCGCAGATCCAGACCGCCGAACGGATCGGCTGGATGGAGAGGCTGGACGCGATGCCGAGCTTCGAGCGCTACCCGGGAATGGAGTAA
- a CDS encoding hemolysin family protein has product MPDDQGSSNRSEEDSSRSGLLAGLKTLLFGGDKEPSLREQIEEVIDEAEEEGEERRRGSSVVGDLSPIERKMVRNLLHFGEQTVDDVAVPRGEIIAIPETASFDEVAALFVEAGHSRLPVYRETLDEVVGMIHVKDVFAVLAEKRAPPPLIDLIRQPLYVPQSMDVLDLLADMRAKRTHLAIVIDEYSGTEGLVTFEDLVEEIVGEVEDEHDDEPEELIRQGADGCWEVDARAELDDIGETIDARLGDVEEDVDTIGGLSAVLAGHVPEVGEVLVHASGWRLEVTEADERRVHHLRLHPPLVVELEAPPGTGD; this is encoded by the coding sequence ATGCCCGACGACCAGGGGTCTTCGAACCGATCGGAAGAGGACAGTAGTAGATCCGGCCTGCTGGCCGGACTGAAGACATTGCTGTTCGGCGGCGACAAGGAGCCGTCGCTGCGCGAGCAGATCGAAGAGGTCATCGACGAGGCCGAGGAGGAAGGCGAGGAGCGCCGCCGCGGCAGCAGCGTCGTCGGCGACCTGTCCCCGATCGAGCGCAAGATGGTGCGCAACCTCCTCCATTTCGGCGAGCAGACGGTCGACGACGTCGCCGTCCCCCGCGGCGAGATCATCGCCATTCCCGAAACGGCGAGCTTCGACGAGGTCGCGGCGCTGTTTGTCGAGGCCGGGCACAGCCGCCTGCCGGTGTATCGCGAGACGCTCGACGAGGTCGTCGGCATGATCCACGTCAAGGACGTCTTCGCCGTGCTCGCCGAAAAACGCGCGCCGCCCCCGCTGATCGACCTCATTCGCCAGCCGCTCTACGTGCCGCAGTCGATGGACGTGCTCGACCTGCTCGCCGACATGCGCGCCAAGCGCACCCACCTTGCGATCGTCATCGACGAATATTCGGGGACCGAAGGCCTCGTCACCTTCGAGGATCTGGTCGAGGAGATCGTCGGCGAGGTCGAGGACGAGCATGACGACGAGCCCGAGGAACTGATCCGCCAGGGGGCGGACGGATGCTGGGAGGTCGACGCGCGCGCCGAGCTCGACGATATCGGCGAGACGATCGATGCGCGCCTCGGCGATGTCGAGGAGGATGTCGACACCATCGGCGGCCTGTCGGCGGTGCTCGCGGGCCATGTGCCCGAGGTTGGCGAAGTGCTCGTGCATGCGAGCGGATGGCGGCTCGAGGTCACCGAGGCCGACGAGCGCCGCGTCCATCACCTGCGCCTGCATCCGCCGCTGGTCGTCGAACTGGAGGCGCCGCCCGGCACCGGCGACTGA
- a CDS encoding replication-associated recombination protein A: MADDLFGGDAPHLSAAPPPGTAPLAERLRPRHLSEVVGQEHLTGPDGAIGRMVAAGTLASIILWGPPGTGKTTTARLLAEAVGMRFAPLSAVFSGVADLKKVFADAEKMASAGKRTLLFVDEIHRFNRAQQDGFLPYVERGTVVLVGATTENPSFALNAALLSRAQVLVLHRLDQEAMATLLARAEAEVGKPLPLTPEAREALTASADGDGRFLLNQVETLFAAGIADPLDPAALAQLLHRRMPVYDKDRDGHYNLISALHKALRGSDPQAALYYLARMLVAGEEPLYVLRRLVRFASEDVGLADPQALVQCLAAKDAYQFLGSPEGELAIVQACLYLATAPKSNAAYAAQKAAFASARDTGSLAPPANILNAPTKLMKELGYGAGYEYDHDAEGGFSGANYWPEAMGPQTYYHPTGRGFEKRIAERIAWWDEQRKARE; this comes from the coding sequence ATGGCCGACGATCTGTTCGGCGGCGACGCGCCGCACCTGTCCGCCGCGCCACCCCCGGGAACCGCCCCGCTCGCCGAACGGCTGCGGCCGCGGCATTTGTCGGAGGTCGTCGGGCAGGAGCATCTGACCGGGCCCGATGGCGCGATCGGGCGCATGGTCGCCGCGGGCACGCTGGCGTCGATCATCCTCTGGGGGCCGCCCGGGACCGGCAAGACGACGACCGCGCGGCTGCTCGCCGAGGCGGTGGGCATGCGTTTCGCACCCTTGTCGGCGGTCTTCTCGGGGGTCGCCGACCTCAAGAAGGTGTTCGCCGATGCCGAAAAGATGGCGTCGGCGGGCAAGCGTACCCTGCTCTTCGTCGACGAGATTCACCGCTTCAACCGCGCGCAGCAGGACGGTTTCCTGCCCTATGTCGAGCGCGGCACGGTGGTGCTGGTCGGCGCGACGACCGAAAATCCCAGTTTCGCGCTCAACGCCGCCCTGCTCAGCCGCGCGCAGGTGCTCGTGCTCCACCGGCTCGATCAGGAAGCGATGGCGACCTTGCTGGCGCGCGCCGAGGCCGAGGTCGGAAAGCCGCTGCCGCTTACGCCCGAGGCGCGCGAGGCGCTGACCGCCAGCGCCGACGGCGACGGCCGCTTCCTGCTCAACCAGGTCGAGACCCTGTTCGCCGCGGGTATCGCCGATCCGCTCGATCCCGCGGCGCTCGCGCAACTGCTGCATCGCCGGATGCCGGTCTACGACAAGGACCGCGACGGCCACTACAATCTGATCTCGGCGCTCCACAAGGCGCTGCGCGGGTCGGACCCGCAGGCGGCGCTCTATTACCTGGCGCGCATGCTCGTCGCGGGCGAGGAGCCGCTCTACGTGCTGCGCCGCCTCGTCCGCTTTGCGAGCGAGGATGTCGGGCTCGCCGACCCGCAGGCGCTCGTGCAATGCCTCGCGGCCAAGGATGCCTATCAGTTCCTCGGCTCGCCCGAGGGCGAACTCGCGATCGTGCAGGCGTGCCTCTATCTCGCGACCGCGCCCAAGTCGAACGCGGCCTATGCCGCGCAGAAGGCGGCCTTCGCCTCGGCGCGCGACACCGGCAGCCTCGCGCCGCCCGCGAACATCCTCAACGCGCCGACCAAGCTGATGAAGGAACTCGGCTACGGCGCGGGTTACGAATATGATCATGACGCGGAGGGCGGCTTTTCGGGCGCGAACTACTGGCCGGAGGCGATGGGGCCGCAGACCTATTACCATCCGACCGGGCGCGGTTTCGAAAAGCGCATCGCCGAACGCATCGCGTGGTGGGACGAGCAGCGGAAAGCCCGGGAGTAG
- a CDS encoding glycosyltransferase family 1 protein → MDVSDLRIALFSGNYNMTVDGANKALNRLVGYLLSKGAAVRVYSPTVPNPDFEPTGDLVSVPSMPIPNRPEYRIPLHFSRRVRADIEAFAPNILHISSPDRVSRQAAAWARRRGLPVACSVHTRFETYFRYYNLSFVEPLIVAWLRKLYRKCDALIAPSESFAQVLREQRMNYDIGIWTRGVERDIFNPGRRDMSWRRSWGIADDMPVIAFLGRLVMEKGLDVFADAIDQLQRRKVPHEVVVIGEGPAGDWFESRLPSARFVGFQGGEDLARALASCDLFFNPSVTETFGNVTLEAMACGLPVVAARATGSASIVKDRVTGYLVPPGSITGFADHLQRYCQDDGLRREHGAAALAESHQYQWDAINQTVADTYMRLIRQKQRGG, encoded by the coding sequence ATGGACGTTTCCGACCTCCGCATCGCGCTGTTCAGCGGCAATTACAACATGACCGTCGACGGCGCGAACAAGGCGCTCAACCGGCTCGTGGGCTATCTGCTCAGCAAGGGTGCGGCGGTGCGCGTCTATTCGCCGACGGTCCCGAACCCCGATTTCGAGCCGACCGGCGACCTTGTCAGCGTGCCGTCGATGCCGATTCCGAACCGCCCCGAATATCGCATCCCGCTCCATTTCTCGCGCCGCGTGCGCGCCGATATCGAGGCATTCGCGCCCAATATCCTGCACATCTCCAGCCCCGACCGCGTGTCGCGCCAGGCCGCGGCCTGGGCGCGGCGTCGCGGCCTGCCGGTCGCCTGTTCGGTGCACACGCGTTTCGAAACCTATTTCCGCTACTATAATCTCTCGTTCGTCGAGCCGCTCATCGTCGCCTGGCTGCGCAAGCTCTATCGCAAGTGCGACGCGCTGATCGCGCCGTCCGAAAGCTTCGCGCAGGTGCTGCGCGAACAGCGGATGAACTACGACATCGGCATCTGGACCCGCGGCGTCGAGCGCGACATCTTCAACCCCGGGCGGCGCGACATGAGCTGGCGCCGGAGCTGGGGGATCGCCGACGACATGCCGGTGATCGCCTTCCTCGGCCGGCTGGTGATGGAGAAGGGGCTCGACGTCTTCGCCGACGCGATCGACCAGTTGCAGCGGCGCAAGGTTCCGCACGAGGTCGTCGTCATCGGCGAGGGGCCGGCGGGCGACTGGTTCGAATCGCGGCTGCCGTCGGCCAGGTTCGTCGGTTTTCAGGGCGGCGAGGACCTCGCCCGCGCGCTCGCCTCGTGCGATCTTTTCTTCAACCCCTCGGTCACCGAGACTTTCGGCAATGTCACGCTCGAGGCGATGGCGTGCGGCCTGCCCGTGGTCGCCGCGCGCGCGACGGGCAGCGCCAGCATCGTCAAGGACCGCGTCACCGGCTATCTCGTGCCCCCGGGATCGATCACCGGTTTCGCCGATCATCTGCAACGCTATTGCCAGGACGACGGGCTGCGCCGCGAGCATGGCGCCGCGGCGCTTGCCGAAAGCCACCAATATCAGTGGGACGCGATCAACCAGACGGTCGCCGACACCTATATGCGGCTGATCCGGCAAAAACAGCGGGGCGGGTAG
- a CDS encoding glycerol-3-phosphate dehydrogenase: MTEAPPPYDVIVIGGGVNGAGVARDAAGRGARVLLIEAGDLAQGTSSASTKLIHGGLRYLEHYEFALVREALKEREILWGIAPHIIWPLRFVLPHRPGLRPRWLLRLGLFLYDHIGGRKKLPATRSIDLRRHEAGAPLQPQYVHGLEYSDGWVDDARLVLLNARDAAGKGARIRTRMHAETMRVEEGHWVVEARDDRGRAYRFTGKSLVNAAGPAVLDLLARASAPPDHRMRLVRGSHIVVRRKFEHAYAYFFQLPDGRIFFAIPYERDFTLIGTTDQDHDGSLAEVRASDAEIAYLCEGASEYFRAPVTPADVVWTYSGVRPLIEDGSGRPEAATRGYRIDLDSDEGAPLLTIYGGKITSYRHVAETAVDALADHVPAITGRRWTAGAPLPGGDFPTDGAATIEAEYRRAHPFLPAATVDRIVKAYGTDARAWLGGAKDWDALGGEIAHGLSAAEVDWMMTREWARTTDDILWRRSKLGLLFSKEDVEKLAVLLEAKYPLPLPE; encoded by the coding sequence ATGACCGAAGCGCCCCCGCCCTATGACGTGATCGTGATCGGCGGCGGGGTCAACGGCGCCGGGGTGGCGCGCGATGCCGCCGGGCGCGGCGCGCGCGTGCTACTGATCGAGGCCGGCGACCTGGCGCAGGGCACGAGCTCGGCATCGACCAAGCTGATCCACGGCGGGCTGCGTTATCTGGAGCATTACGAGTTCGCGCTGGTGCGCGAGGCGCTGAAGGAGCGCGAGATATTGTGGGGCATCGCGCCGCACATCATCTGGCCGCTGCGCTTCGTCCTGCCGCACCGGCCGGGGCTGCGCCCGCGCTGGCTGCTGCGGCTCGGCCTTTTCCTCTACGACCATATCGGCGGGCGGAAGAAGCTGCCCGCGACACGCTCGATCGACCTTCGCCGCCACGAGGCCGGCGCGCCGCTGCAACCGCAATATGTCCACGGCTTGGAATATTCGGACGGCTGGGTCGACGATGCGCGGCTCGTGCTGCTCAACGCGCGCGACGCCGCCGGCAAGGGCGCGCGGATCCGCACGCGGATGCACGCCGAGACGATGCGCGTCGAGGAGGGGCATTGGGTGGTCGAGGCGCGCGACGATCGCGGCCGCGCCTATCGCTTCACCGGCAAGAGCCTGGTCAATGCCGCAGGACCGGCGGTGCTCGACCTGCTCGCGCGCGCGTCGGCGCCGCCCGACCACCGGATGCGCCTGGTACGCGGGTCGCATATCGTCGTGCGCCGGAAGTTCGAACATGCCTATGCCTATTTCTTCCAGCTTCCCGACGGCCGCATCTTTTTCGCCATCCCCTATGAGCGCGATTTCACGCTGATCGGGACGACCGACCAGGATCATGACGGATCGCTGGCCGAGGTCCGCGCGAGCGACGCCGAAATCGCCTATCTGTGCGAAGGCGCGAGCGAATATTTCCGGGCCCCGGTCACCCCCGCCGACGTCGTCTGGACCTATTCGGGAGTGCGCCCGCTGATCGAAGACGGATCGGGGCGGCCCGAGGCCGCGACGCGCGGCTATCGCATCGATCTCGACAGCGACGAGGGCGCGCCGTTGCTCACCATCTATGGCGGCAAGATCACCAGCTATCGCCATGTCGCCGAAACCGCGGTCGATGCACTGGCGGACCATGTTCCCGCGATCACCGGCCGGCGCTGGACCGCCGGGGCACCGCTGCCCGGCGGCGATTTCCCCACCGACGGTGCCGCGACGATCGAGGCGGAATACAGGCGCGCGCACCCCTTCCTGCCCGCGGCGACGGTCGACCGGATCGTCAAGGCCTATGGCACCGACGCCCGGGCGTGGCTGGGCGGCGCGAAGGACTGGGATGCGCTGGGCGGTGAGATCGCGCACGGGCTGAGCGCCGCCGAGGTCGACTGGATGATGACGCGCGAATGGGCACGGACGACCGACGACATATTGTGGCGGCGGAGCAAGCTGGGGCTGTTGTTCAGCAAGGAAGATGTGGAGAAGCTGGCGGTCTTGCTGGAAGCAAAATACCCCCTGCCGCTCCCCGAATAA
- the ahpF gene encoding alkyl hydroperoxide reductase subunit F, with product MLEANLKQQLQGLLTNLREPIELISSLGDDAKSAELATLLDEIATLSDKVSVARADDDARRPSFLIRRVGHPEIAVRFAGIPLGHEFTSLVLALLQVGGHPPKVAPEVLEQVAALDGDYHFETYFSLSCQNCPDIVQALNLMSVVNPRITHTAIDGGLFQAEVEDRKIMAVPTIFLNGENFGQGRMELEQILAKLDTGAEAKAAEKIAAKDAFDVLVVGGGPAGAAAAIYAARKGIRTGIAAERFGGQVLDTMAIENFISVPHTEGPKLVAQLEQHVKEYDVDVMNLQRAEKLIPAKTEGGLHEVKLANGASLRARTVILSTGARWRQLGVPGEDQYRNKGVAYCPHCDGPLYKGKRVAVIGGGNSGVEAAIDLAGIVAHVTLIEFDSELRADAVLQRKLASLSNVRIITSALTTEVLGDGEKVTGLSYKDRGKDELHQVELEGIFVQIGLVPNTEWLKDSVTLSQRGEIEVDHRGETSQKGIFAAGDCTTVPYKQIVIAMGEGSKAALSAFDYMIRLPAEAEAEAA from the coding sequence ATGCTCGAAGCCAATCTGAAGCAGCAGCTTCAAGGCCTCCTCACGAACCTTCGTGAACCGATCGAACTGATTTCGTCGCTCGGCGACGATGCCAAGTCGGCCGAGCTGGCGACCCTGCTGGACGAGATCGCGACGCTGTCGGACAAGGTCAGCGTGGCGCGCGCCGACGACGATGCGCGCCGCCCCAGTTTCCTGATCCGCCGGGTCGGTCACCCCGAAATCGCGGTCCGTTTCGCCGGCATCCCGCTCGGCCATGAATTCACCTCGCTCGTCCTCGCGCTGCTCCAGGTCGGCGGACATCCGCCGAAGGTCGCGCCCGAGGTGCTGGAGCAGGTCGCCGCGCTCGACGGCGACTATCATTTCGAAACCTATTTCTCGCTGTCGTGCCAGAATTGCCCCGATATCGTGCAGGCGCTCAACCTGATGTCGGTCGTCAACCCGCGCATCACCCACACCGCGATCGACGGCGGCCTGTTCCAGGCCGAGGTCGAGGACCGCAAGATCATGGCGGTGCCGACGATCTTCCTCAACGGAGAGAATTTCGGCCAGGGCCGCATGGAACTCGAACAGATCCTCGCGAAGCTCGACACGGGGGCCGAGGCGAAGGCGGCCGAGAAGATTGCGGCCAAGGACGCGTTCGACGTGCTCGTCGTCGGCGGCGGCCCCGCGGGCGCGGCGGCGGCGATCTATGCCGCGCGCAAGGGTATCCGCACCGGCATCGCCGCCGAACGCTTCGGCGGACAGGTGCTCGACACGATGGCGATCGAGAATTTCATCTCGGTCCCCCACACCGAAGGGCCGAAGCTCGTCGCGCAGCTTGAACAGCATGTGAAGGAATATGACGTCGACGTCATGAACCTCCAGCGCGCCGAAAAGCTGATCCCCGCGAAGACCGAGGGCGGTCTGCACGAGGTGAAGCTCGCGAACGGCGCGTCGCTCAGGGCGCGCACCGTGATCCTCTCGACCGGCGCGCGCTGGCGCCAGCTCGGCGTGCCGGGCGAGGACCAGTATCGCAACAAGGGTGTGGCCTATTGCCCGCACTGCGACGGCCCGCTCTACAAGGGCAAGCGCGTCGCGGTGATCGGCGGCGGCAACAGCGGCGTCGAGGCGGCGATCGACCTCGCGGGCATCGTTGCGCACGTCACGCTGATCGAGTTCGACAGCGAACTGCGCGCCGACGCGGTGCTCCAGCGGAAACTGGCGAGCCTGTCGAACGTCCGGATCATCACCTCGGCGCTGACGACCGAAGTGCTCGGCGACGGCGAGAAGGTGACGGGACTCAGCTACAAGGATCGGGGCAAGGATGAACTGCACCAGGTCGAACTCGAAGGCATCTTCGTCCAGATCGGCCTCGTTCCCAACACCGAATGGCTGAAGGACAGCGTCACCCTGTCGCAGCGCGGCGAGATCGAGGTCGATCATCGCGGCGAGACGAGCCAGAAGGGCATCTTCGCGGCGGGCGACTGCACGACGGTGCCGTACAAGCAGATCGTCATCGCGATGGGCGAAGGGTCGAAGGCGGCGCTGTCGGCGTTCGATTACATGATCCGCCTGCCCGCCGAGGCGGAGGCCGAGGCGGCGTAA
- a CDS encoding phosphatase PAP2 family protein encodes MRINLRAIPPEILIAGGTLAVMFLFSLIFSLPIVFPSGSRAEFVGVHYLYPLIAVALLGVATFIAGKRDVAASFMVALPCYVVILFAHFNIKLWIPHINPVMFDDFYWATDEMVRPLVDACMALRTSVFGFISFESNFYMISFMALFYVSFLYHAIKTPEYFRQLVVAVLLVQALGALAYLVAPAIGPFLYETGIDPTITGGQQAMLQFYQHSVAEGPDWIARHGGVNFTVGLAAMPSLHAAGAFLFFLFAWRHGRLLVPLYSVLLVFILITSVASRWHYVIDVPVGIALAWGSAWLAERIVGKVPVAAAAPEPVPVAAATA; translated from the coding sequence ATGCGGATCAACCTACGCGCCATTCCCCCCGAAATCCTGATTGCGGGCGGCACGCTCGCCGTCATGTTTCTCTTCTCGCTGATCTTTTCGCTACCGATCGTCTTTCCGTCGGGAAGCCGGGCGGAATTTGTCGGTGTTCATTATCTCTACCCGCTGATCGCGGTGGCGCTGCTCGGCGTCGCGACCTTCATCGCAGGAAAGCGCGACGTCGCGGCCAGCTTCATGGTCGCGCTGCCGTGCTACGTCGTCATCCTGTTCGCGCACTTCAACATCAAGCTGTGGATTCCGCACATCAACCCCGTGATGTTCGACGATTTCTACTGGGCGACCGACGAAATGGTGCGGCCGCTCGTCGATGCCTGCATGGCCCTGCGCACCAGCGTCTTCGGCTTCATCAGCTTCGAATCCAACTTCTACATGATCTCGTTCATGGCGCTGTTCTACGTCAGCTTCCTCTATCATGCGATCAAGACGCCCGAATATTTCCGCCAGCTGGTGGTTGCGGTGCTGCTGGTGCAGGCGCTCGGTGCGCTCGCCTATCTCGTCGCACCCGCGATCGGTCCGTTCCTCTACGAAACCGGGATCGACCCGACGATCACCGGCGGACAGCAGGCGATGCTGCAATTCTACCAGCATTCGGTCGCCGAGGGGCCCGACTGGATCGCGCGGCACGGCGGCGTCAACTTCACCGTCGGGCTCGCCGCCATGCCCTCGCTGCACGCCGCCGGCGCCTTCCTCTTCTTCCTCTTCGCCTGGCGCCACGGCCGCCTGCTCGTGCCGCTCTATTCGGTGCTGCTCGTCTTCATCCTGATCACCTCGGTGGCGAGCCGCTGGCACTATGTCATCGACGTGCCCGTCGGCATCGCGCTGGCGTGGGGCTCGGCTTGGCTCGCCGAACGGATCGTCGGCAAGGTGCCGGTTGCGGCTGCTGCGCCCGAACCCGTGCCCGTCGCGGCGGCGACCGCCTGA
- a CDS encoding MmcQ/YjbR family DNA-binding protein, with product MPPKFDGWDDVVAFACALPDVEMLPFYGTPCPKLNGKALASPGREAGSFAVMCNPDEKEILLETGPDTFWQTPHYEGWHALLVRYRPDDPERVADVLRRAWWDRAKKPQRQAFGERP from the coding sequence ATGCCACCGAAATTTGACGGCTGGGACGATGTGGTGGCCTTTGCCTGCGCGCTGCCCGATGTCGAGATGCTGCCCTTTTACGGGACGCCCTGTCCCAAGCTCAACGGCAAGGCGCTCGCTTCGCCCGGACGCGAGGCGGGCAGCTTCGCGGTGATGTGCAACCCCGACGAGAAGGAGATTCTGCTTGAAACCGGTCCCGACACTTTCTGGCAGACCCCGCATTACGAGGGCTGGCACGCGTTGCTCGTCCGCTACCGCCCGGACGATCCCGAACGCGTCGCCGACGTCCTCCGCCGCGCGTGGTGGGACCGCGCGAAAAAGCCGCAGCGGCAAGCCTTTGGCGAGCGGCCCTGA
- a CDS encoding serine hydrolase — translation MLRRLILAAALASAAAPAQAADANADLDRAWAAGYRAGFTCSALWNGAGKPFDAIERDELSGIYPEIEPDVRALKAEVDEKQKRISVRYRDDMPPRVAQWEGGEGCVTLPIGASAPDLHSFRRPRAGLDEKPWPLGDQGALATTNGASPFAAPLGDLARFGGQTSALLVVKDGRIALERYERGHGIHTAQRTFSVAKSIAATLIGNAVLDGDIDVTRPALIADWQAPGDPRAAITTEQLMRMASGLTSDSAGNRTDAIYMGGASVRQWTVQWPLLHRPGSRYRYANNDTLLAVQSLKAARQKALDARNARSAAIRRGPALDPVAFFDHLGMTRTFAEHDMDGDYILSSQVSTTARDLARLGLLYQNDGMWQGQRLLPADWRRFVTTPSGPQPDGPFGYGAGFWLLDKSEGVPADAFGAFGNRGQYLVIIPSRKLVIVRQGYDDAKNRLDIAALVRAVVEADRR, via the coding sequence ATGCTGCGCCGGCTGATTCTCGCCGCCGCGCTCGCCTCTGCCGCCGCCCCCGCGCAGGCGGCCGACGCCAATGCCGACCTCGACCGCGCATGGGCGGCGGGCTATCGCGCGGGTTTTACCTGTTCGGCGCTGTGGAACGGTGCGGGCAAGCCGTTCGACGCGATCGAGCGCGACGAACTCAGCGGTATCTATCCCGAGATCGAGCCCGATGTCCGCGCGCTCAAGGCCGAAGTCGACGAGAAGCAAAAGCGGATCTCGGTGCGCTACCGCGACGACATGCCCCCGCGCGTTGCGCAATGGGAAGGCGGGGAGGGCTGCGTCACCCTGCCCATCGGCGCATCGGCGCCCGACCTTCACAGCTTTCGCCGGCCGCGCGCCGGTCTTGACGAAAAGCCCTGGCCGCTCGGCGATCAGGGGGCCCTGGCGACGACGAACGGCGCGTCGCCCTTCGCGGCGCCGCTCGGCGATCTCGCCCGGTTCGGCGGGCAGACCAGCGCGCTGCTGGTGGTGAAGGACGGCCGCATCGCGCTCGAGCGCTACGAACGCGGCCACGGCATCCACACCGCGCAGCGCACCTTTTCGGTCGCCAAGTCGATCGCCGCGACGCTGATCGGCAACGCCGTGCTCGACGGGGACATCGACGTGACCCGGCCCGCGCTGATCGCCGACTGGCAGGCGCCCGGCGACCCGCGCGCCGCGATCACCACCGAGCAGCTGATGCGCATGGCGAGCGGCCTCACCAGCGACAGTGCGGGCAACCGCACCGACGCCATCTACATGGGCGGCGCCTCGGTGCGGCAGTGGACGGTGCAATGGCCGCTGCTCCATCGGCCGGGCAGCCGCTATCGCTATGCCAACAACGATACGCTGCTCGCGGTCCAGTCGCTGAAGGCGGCGCGGCAAAAGGCCCTCGATGCGCGCAATGCCCGGTCGGCGGCGATCCGCCGGGGTCCCGCGCTCGATCCGGTGGCCTTTTTCGACCACCTCGGCATGACGCGCACCTTCGCCGAGCATGACATGGACGGCGATTATATCCTGTCGAGCCAGGTCTCGACCACCGCGCGCGATCTCGCGCGGCTCGGCCTGCTCTACCAGAATGACGGCATGTGGCAGGGGCAGCGGCTGCTGCCGGCCGACTGGCGCCGCTTCGTCACGACGCCGAGCGGACCGCAGCCCGACGGTCCCTTCGGCTATGGCGCGGGTTTCTGGCTGCTCGACAAGTCGGAAGGGGTTCCCGCCGACGCCTTCGGGGCCTTCGGCAACCGCGGCCAGTATCTCGTGATCATTCCGTCGCGAAAGCTGGTCATCGTCCGCCAGGGCTATGACGACGCGAAGAACCGGCTCGACATCGCCGCGCTGGTGCGCGCGGTGGTGGAGGCGGATCGCCGCTAG